AGCGTGAGTGAGCAGTTCTCTTGGGGAGAACCAGAAGAACAAACTCGGCGTGTTCGTTGGTGTCTTAACACTCTTTTAGCTCAAAATCAAGTCCACGCAACAAAACTTGAAAATCTGCAGATTCCTTCGATGCAAATAATAACCCAGCGATGGCGAAACACTATTCGGTCCGTTTGGCAATTTTCAGGTATGCTTTCTACACTTTTTTTGTTTCTACAAACAAACTATCATTTTATGTTgctattagtattatcttttattttacttaCTGTCAAAAATTGCAATGGTGGTGTTTTATGGTGTTACATTCTGGTAGGACAAAGaaaccaaattgaaattgaaacttgATGGAAACTCTGATGGTTCTTCAAATAGCTATTCCAATAAAGGTCAAACAAAACCACCAAAGAAAACTAAAAGTGAGTTCCTTTGGCttcacattttctttttcacctTTTACTTCCCCACCATGTGTCACATTTTTTGTAATGctaaaaatttctatttctgGTTATGAGCATAGGATCAGGTAgcaaattattttgataaaaacacATAAGATTAAACTATTGATCTCCATTGTATGATCAGAAGAACAAGTATTTCATGCAACATTTGATAACAGACACTATACATGGACCTTCAGTAAGACGAGGGGAACTTTTTCTATACATTCCTCGTATGGGATTAAATCGAGGGAACATACAAATAGGACAAACAAAAACAAGTGGAAAACCGCAAGTGATGATGAGTCTTATGATAATGATAAAGACGATGATGCTTCATGCCGTGTAGGATCAAGTTCTGATAGAACTATTCTTGGTTTGCCTCCAACAGGTCCATTAAAGATAGAAGATGTTAAAATTGCGTAAGTGCTTTAGGTTTCAAGTTTAGTGCTAGGTCTTGTACCAGACATATCATATGCACATTACATACCACTGATATCTCTTTATTGCCTTTGCAGTTACCGGTCATCAGCTTTGATATGGCATCCTGATAAGCATCAAGGCCCTTCACAGGTTCGTTTGAAATATTTGTTTAGCCTAATCTGCCACTTAAATAAATGCTAGGAACAAAAAGGAAATTGAAAGGATGTTACATACAATGTTGTCAATTGTGAGTCACATAAAATAGCAGTTGCttcaaattctgctatgcaGCAATGCTCTAATGCCACTATTTAACAACATATGATCCTAAATAGCATATCACGGAACAATAGTGATTTGTCCTAATTCTGCTATGTGTTATAATGACTATCTGGTCTTGTATATATGCACTTAACCTTTCCGTGATTGCAGGCAATGGCTGGAGAAAAATTTAAGCTATGTGCAAACGCATACGAGACATTATGCAATGCTCTCTCCCCAGCATAGAAGGCAACATGGCTTCTCAAAGCTTCCTTATAATTTCAGTCACTGCTGGTCACCTGTGTATCTGCATGTAGGATCAAATTTAATTGGTTGTATTTTTCCATCTATTTTTGTAGTATCAAGAAGAATTGTATTATACCATCACCCCCAAGAAGAATTGTATTAtttgaatatcaaaatataGACATTGTATGCGCTTATCTCTATCTCTCAAATCGATCCAAAAAAAAGTACAATTCaagaataaattattaaaattctCTAGAACTTCACAACTAGCTGAGTCAATACACAAACAACCATGAAAATCTAAATTGGACTTGGTGGGTAGCCTATCACTAAGAAGCCTCCAAGCAAaagtattaatttttaatagaaCAAACTTGTTCAAAACCAACTCATGATCAGTTGACAAAATAACTTGATAATACGCCCCTCCAACAAAATAACTTGTGTCTGGATCAGCTAATCATACCCAAGAATCCGATAAAGAGTCCTCAAAACAATGTTAGCCAAAGAAAAACCATGAATTAATATTTAGCTTCATCTTCTGTAGGTAAAACCTTGCTTATTTGACATCCATATACTTATTGTTATAGTTCTTCATTGATGCTAAAAATGTCAATTTCAGAACCATATCAAATATATGAAACGTAGAAGGCCTTATTATGCAAACAAAGGTCTCAAAAGTCCCCTTTACAATAGTGGATCCTCTAGATTTGAATGGAGTAGTAAGACAAACACAAACAAGTGGAAAACCGCAAGGGTAGGATCAAGTTCTGGTAGAACTATTCTTGGTTTGCCTCCAACAGGTCCATTAAATATAGAAGATGTTAAAGATGCGTAAGTGCTTTAGGTTTCATGTTTACTGCCAGTTCCTCTACCAGACATACTTATATCTCTTTATTGCCATTGTAGTTTCCGGTTATCAGCTTTAAAATGGCATCCTGATAAGCATCAAGGCCCTTCGCAGGTTCGtttgaaaatagttgtttgttcaaattccgctatgcaGCGGTGCTCTAGtgccactatttgacaacattttatCCTGAATAGCATGTCTCAGAACAATAGCGATTTGTTCTAATTCTGCTATGTTATAGCGTTGTATTGCCGTTGTAGGTGCTAGTTAACTCGACCCTTATAAAAACTAGGTGCATGTAACCTTTTTGGTTATATGAATGTATGCGTTATCTGGtcttatatatatgtatttaaCCTTTCCGTGATTGTAGGCAATGGCGGaagaaaaatttaaacaatGTGCAGATGCATACAAGACATTATGCAATGCTCTCTCCCCATAATAGGAGGAAACATGGCTTCTCGAAGCTTCCTTAATCTCAAATCAATGTTGGTCACTGGTGTAGCTGTGTAGGATCAAATTTAATTGGCTGTATTTTTATTCACAGTAAAGTTAAAATATTTGCATCTATTTGTTTAACTTTGCTCACTCTAACACAAAGAGTAGTGATGAATGATCACTCAGAAAAGCACATTTTTTCAATGCAAATTTTAAGTAGCTCCCATTCGAAGAGATTATATCAGAAAAATCGTATTAtttgaatatcaaaatataGACATAGTAGGCGACATTGTATATGTTTATCCATTTTAGAGTGAATATGACAAATCAAATTAGTAATGTCATGTTAGATAGTGAAAGGTTAAGTGAAAAAAGTGGTTTCTGAATACCCCTTTGCTGGAAAATGACTATTAAAAAGATTCTACAAGACAGATTTTCATTTCAGAATGGACACTTGAATGAACAAGTGGAAATCAATCATTCAATTTTATacatacaaacaaaaacaagCTATTGCTGCTACTATTAATCATAACTCTTTCTCTAACAAAATATCATAACGTTACAAAGCATTtaagcctatgtttggtatcacgttGAGTATGCCAGAATTACGACGACCTACCGGAAATTTACTGAAGCTACAGAGTGTAGCTTCTGTTAAATTACGGTAGATCATTGTGATTTTGACATATCTATATTGAACTAAACACACACACTAAATTGAACTAAAACAACCCAAAATGGTAAACCTTAAAAACAGAGAAGAACAACAGAGGAAGAGATCATGAAACCATAGATCAAGATCAAAAACCCAAAATGAAGAGCCCAATTTCTCTTAAACTTACCAAAATAACTCTCAGGAGGTTCTTGATAATGAATCTCAAATTCTTCATCACCAACAGCATCATAATcagcaccaccaccaccactactCAACCTCATCTTCATATCCCTAAGCTTCTCAGTTGCTAAACCAAGTGTAAGCTTATGACACCTTCTCTGATACTTGAATCCATTAATGCATCTAAGAGTTTGTGCTACTGAGACATAGAAGATAAGATGTGCCATGGAAAGAAGTGTTATTGGGATCCAACAATGGCGACATTGAAGACGAGGTGACATTGATTGTGCCATGAAAactaaagaaagaaagatgaagaagattTGGAAGAGTTTGTGAAGTTCCTTTTTTTGAAGGTCAATGGCTCTTTTCTTTTCAAGGGTTTTCTCAAAATGGAGCTGGATGATTGTGTTTAGTGCTTGAAAAGCTGTTTCTCTTGAAACTACTTGTTGTTGGTgttgatggtggtggtggttttcATAGTCTGCCatggttagagagagagagagagagagaagggtGATGTAGTAGCTGTAGTCCGGTGTGAGTGTGACTGTGTTTGTTGTCTCGTTCCGACAATAACGTTTGTTTGTTGGAAGAAGTGATTGCTACCAAATTTAAAAGgtgaaattaatatttacacTCAAAAGCTGGTGTTGAGTTTGTCTTTTTGTCACAGTAATTATTTTTCTGTTGTTGGACAGGGTGTCACAGTAATACTAGTAGGA
This portion of the Trifolium pratense cultivar HEN17-A07 linkage group LG3, ARS_RC_1.1, whole genome shotgun sequence genome encodes:
- the LOC123914992 gene encoding uncharacterized protein LOC123914992, which produces MSIGSEEQVFHATFDNRHYTWTFSKTRGTFSIHSSYGIKSREHTNRTNKNKWKTASDDESYDNDKDDDASCRVGSSSDRTILGLPPTGPLKIEDVKIAYRSSALIWHPDKHQGPSQAMAGEKFKLCANAYETLCNALSPA
- the LOC123916273 gene encoding uncharacterized protein LOC123916273; its protein translation is MADYENHHHHQHQQQVVSRETAFQALNTIIQLHFEKTLEKKRAIDLQKKELHKLFQIFFIFLSLVFMAQSMSPRLQCRHCWIPITLLSMAHLIFYVSVAQTLRCINGFKYQRRCHKLTLGLATEKLRDMKMRLSSGGGGADYDAVGDEEFEIHYQEPPESYFGKFKRNWALHFGFLILIYGFMISSSVVLLCF